The nucleotide window CAGCAAATATGCTGTATTCCAGTTTGTTGTTTGTAGACCCCAGCCGTCAGCAATTTACCCCCTGCTTGGCCGAGGCCCTGCCTACTGTTGAGCGCACAGATTCCCTGACGCTACTCACCTACCGAATAAGACCCGAGGCGGTCTGGGACAACGGCCAGCCAGTTCTGGCTCGTGATGTTGCCTTTACCCTCAAGGTAATGAACTGCCCGGGGTTGCCCATCGAGTCTAATCAGGCACAATGGGGCTTCATACGGGACATTCGCCTTGACCCAGCCGACCCGCGCCGCTTTACCCTCGTCTGCGCGGGCCACTCCCCAGAGTATGCGTGGTCGTCGGGCGACTATGTCATCCTTCCGGAATATCCCCTGGACCCACAAGGCCAGTTGCGGCCTATTTCTCTGGCTGCTTTGCGAGCCGATACGACTGCGGATCGGCGTAATCCGGTTGTTGGGGCTTTTGTACAGCGTTATAAGCAAGCCCAGCTGGATCATCACCCGGAGCGGTTGCCCGGGAGTGGTGCTTACACGCTGGCGCAGTGGGAGCCGGGGCGCTTTCTTACCTTTAAACGGAAAGCACATTGGTGGGCTGATACGCTGCACTCCCCTCTACTACCCCTGCAGGCCCATCCCCAACAACTCGATTATCAGATTATCCCCGATGAGGCAACGGCTTTGCTAGCTCTGCGGCGCGGAGATATTGACGTATTTCCGATGATGCCGGCCAGGGAATTTCAGCGGTTGCGGCAGGAAGTTGACTCTAAATCTAAGCTGCAGTTCTTCACGGCCGACTCATACAAGATGATAACGGCCTGTTTCAATACCCGGCAACCCCTGCTACAGGATCGGTTTACGCGGCAGGCGCTGAGCAGCCTGTTCGATGTTCCGGCGCTGATTCAGGCTACTCAGCTAGGTATGGCCTACCCCAGTGTTGGTTTGATTAATCCCAATAGCAAGGAATTTTACAACGACAGCCTGCCTCTCCCTACGTTTTCGCCCCAGGAGGCAACATCCTTGTTGCAAAAAGCTGGCTGGCAACGGCAAGGCAGCGGTGGCTGGATTCGCCAGGATACTAACGGCACCCCGCAGCGTTTGGCGCTTACGCTAAGCTACCGAGCCGGCGACCCAGCCTTCGAAACTATAGCACTGCAGCTACGAGCGGCCGCCGCCAAGCTAGGAATCCCGATTCAGCCCCAGCCACTCGAAGCGTCTTTATTCTTTGATAAGCTCCGGGCAGGCTCAGTTGACTTATATTTGTTTACTATCACTGGCAACCCTTTCGTTTACAATTTTGCGCCGATTCTGCACTCGAAGAGCATCGGCTCAGGTAATTATACAGGCTTTGGAAATGCCGCCAGCGACCAGCTTATCGAGGCCATTGCAGCGGAAGAGAACGAGGCACGACAAGCCGTCCTGCTGCGCCGCTTCCAACGCCTGATCCACGAAGAAAAGCCCCTCACGGTCCTTTTTTTCCTCCGTTCCCGCCTGGCAGCGTCTCAGCGGGTAACGAATGTGCAGGTGACCGGGCTGCGGCCCGGCTACACGGCTACTGCTATCCGAATAGCACCGAGTGGAGCCAAATAAACAATGGGGCGCTTTCTGTTTATCCGCCTCCTGCGCACCTTGCCTACGGCCTGGGGAATTCTTTCTATCATCTTCCTACTAAGCCGGCTGCTGGCTAGCAACCAGCTACGGCTATCCGAATTACAGGGCAGTGCCTTGGGCGGCCATGCTCTCACGGCAGCTCAGCTCCGGTCGGCCGAGTTTCGTCTGCAGCAACGACTGGGGCTTGATCTGCCCCTATTCTACCTTACTCCGGCTCCAACATCAAGAGAGACAGTAGCTTACCGGTGGCAGTGGAACGGCTGGCGAAACCAGTATCACCTCTGGCTGCGCAGTATGGTACGCGGTGACCTAGGCCGGTCTTTCCGGGATAATCAGCCCGTAACGTCCTTGCTGGGCCGAACTCTGGTTTCCACCCTGGCCCTGACTAGTGGGGCTTTTTTACTTACCATCGGCACGGCTTACAGTCTGGCTATAGGCTTGAGCCAAGCCCGACGTTGGCGCAGCACCTTGTTGGCAATTCTTCATTTGCTGCAGGGCTTGCCGCTTTTCGTGGTGGCGCTGCTGCTCCTGCTGCTTTTGGCCAACCCGGACCTACTGGACCTGTTTCCGGCTTATGGCCTGGCCCCTTCTGAACCGGCGCAGAGTTGGCTGACCCGCTGGCTGGTCAACGCACATCATCTGGTTTTGCCCTGGCTGAGCTTGACGTTGGTTAGTCTCCCGGCAATGGTCGTACAACTTGACACGTCCCTGCAGCACGAGTTACAGCAGAATTATAGCACTACGGCCCGGGCCAAAGGGCTGGCGCATGGTCAGGTAATGCGGCGACACGCGCTGCGCAATGCCCTTCTTCCCTCCATTACCCAGATAACCGATTTGCTGCCCGCCCTGGTAGCTGGGGCGGTAGTAGTAGAGCTGATTTTTGCGGTACCCGGTATGGGCCGTGCTCTTGCCGAAGCTGCTGCGGCCCGGGACTTTCCCGTTTTGCTGGGAGG belongs to Hymenobacter cellulosilyticus and includes:
- a CDS encoding ABC transporter substrate-binding protein → MKHLLFGFLVVVSGAFSACSTHREDSAPAVRIRWERDPENLDPLVLPNENSLEAANMLYSSLLFVDPSRQQFTPCLAEALPTVERTDSLTLLTYRIRPEAVWDNGQPVLARDVAFTLKVMNCPGLPIESNQAQWGFIRDIRLDPADPRRFTLVCAGHSPEYAWSSGDYVILPEYPLDPQGQLRPISLAALRADTTADRRNPVVGAFVQRYKQAQLDHHPERLPGSGAYTLAQWEPGRFLTFKRKAHWWADTLHSPLLPLQAHPQQLDYQIIPDEATALLALRRGDIDVFPMMPAREFQRLRQEVDSKSKLQFFTADSYKMITACFNTRQPLLQDRFTRQALSSLFDVPALIQATQLGMAYPSVGLINPNSKEFYNDSLPLPTFSPQEATSLLQKAGWQRQGSGGWIRQDTNGTPQRLALTLSYRAGDPAFETIALQLRAAAAKLGIPIQPQPLEASLFFDKLRAGSVDLYLFTITGNPFVYNFAPILHSKSIGSGNYTGFGNAASDQLIEAIAAEENEARQAVLLRRFQRLIHEEKPLTVLFFLRSRLAASQRVTNVQVTGLRPGYTATAIRIAPSGAK
- a CDS encoding ABC transporter permease: MGRFLFIRLLRTLPTAWGILSIIFLLSRLLASNQLRLSELQGSALGGHALTAAQLRSAEFRLQQRLGLDLPLFYLTPAPTSRETVAYRWQWNGWRNQYHLWLRSMVRGDLGRSFRDNQPVTSLLGRTLVSTLALTSGAFLLTIGTAYSLAIGLSQARRWRSTLLAILHLLQGLPLFVVALLLLLLLANPDLLDLFPAYGLAPSEPAQSWLTRWLVNAHHLVLPWLSLTLVSLPAMVVQLDTSLQHELQQNYSTTARAKGLAHGQVMRRHALRNALLPSITQITDLLPALVAGAVVVELIFAVPGMGRALAEAAAARDFPVLLGGVLLVALVRLLSQILADWLYYQADPRIQLET